The Hymenobacter oligotrophus genome segment CCGTAAATCTCAACGATACGGCCTTTCGGCAAACCGCCGATGCCCAGCGCAATGTCGAGACCCAGCGAACCAGTGCTGATGGCGGGGATGTCGCCCACCTTGTTGTCGCTCAGTTTCATGACGGTGCCCTTGCCGTAAGCCTTGTCGAGCTTGTCCATCGTGAGCTGAAGCGCCTTGAGTTTTTCGGCGTTCTGGTTCACCGTCTTGTCAGTGGTTGCAGCCATTTGTGCGTGCTTTGTGGAGATATGATGTAGGTTTGAAGTCGCTGTTGGGCGATGCCGCTGCCCCGGTTGCTACGATCGGGAAAACCTCTCTGGCGTCCGTTGCAGGCAGCTTTTTCTAACACAGCCGAACCCTGTTTTGTGCCGACTTGGCAATAAATATATGAGAAAATCTTTGCTAAAACTATTAGCCACTGGGCTTCTGTGTTTTATAAATATGTTAGCATGGGCGCAGCTCGATAACCGGGCATTTCAGTACCGCACGCCCGTGCGGGCCGAGCACGATAATCAACTGCGGCTGGCCGTACAGGCGTTCCTTTTCTCGAAGGACAACGAGTATTTCAACAAGATATTTGAAGGCCGCACGTACTACGGCACGCAACTAGCGCCGCGGTTGGTGTACTACCCAAGCCCCAAACTCAGGCTGGAGGCGGGCATCTTTCTGTGGAAGGACTACGGTACGCCACGCCTGCGCCAGGTGCGGCCGTTATTTACGGCGCTGTACCAAACGGGGCCGCACCGCTTCTTGTTCGGCAACATCGAGGGGCAGCTCAACCACGGCTACATCGAGCCCATCTTTGATTTCGAGCGGGTGATGCTAAACCGGCTGGAAGAAGGCATTCAATACCAGCTCAACACCCACCGCTTCAACGTAGATGCGTGGGTGGATTGGCAACGTCAGCAGTACCGCTTCGATAACTTTCAGGAAGAGGTAGCCGGCGGCTTGGTGGCCGACGCAAACGTGGTGCGCGACACGGTTTCGGGCTGGCTGGTGCGCATACCGCTGCAGTTTTTGGCCACGCACCGCGGCGGGCAGATTGATACCATTGAGAAACCCCTGCAGACCTTGTTTAACGTGGCCAGTGGCTTGCGCGTGCGCAAAGAGCTGGGTGGCTCGTTTTGGCACAGCCTCTACGCCGATGGCTACGGGGTATACTTCCAGGATTACTCATTCGAGCGGGAGTTGGCCTTTAAGCGCGGCACCGGCTTGTACCTGAACCTAGGGGCCGATACGCGCCTGAGCAAGGTTCAGGTAAGCTACTGGCGCGGAAACGGGTTTATCGCGCCGCAGGGCGGACCGTTGTACCAGTCCATTTCGTACACGGTGAAAGACCCGGACTACACCGAGCGCAACCGGCAACTGCTGATCCTGCGCTTTTTCAGCGACTACAAGCTCACCAACGGGCTTACGCTTTCCACGCGTTTCGAGCCGTTCTACGACTTTACCCGCCGGCAGGTGGAGTTTTCGTTTGGGGCGTACATCAACTTCAACCGCGAGTTCTTCCTTACCACGCTGCGGCCCGATTAGCACCGGGCCTGCCCTAGGTGCGCGTGCGCGCCAGCGCGTAATGCCACACGCCGGCATCGGTGTCGGCGGCGCGGCGGAAACCAATGGCCTCGGCGGTGGCTTGGCTGCGCACGTTGCTGGGGCGGCAGCGCAAGGTTAGCGCGCGGGCGTCCAGGTGCTCAAACGCGTACTCAACCACGGCCCGCAACGCCTCGCGTGCGTAGCCAAAGCCTTCGGCGGCGGCGGCGAGGTAGTAGCCGATTTCGCCGGCCCGGATGCGCGGCGAGTCGGGCTGCAGGCTGATGTCGCCGAGGTAGCAGGTGGCTGTGCTGTTCCAGATGCCCCACACCAGCAAGCGGCGGTGGCGCCAGTTTTCGGCAAAGGTGCGCAGGGTGCGCTCGGCGTCGGCCAGCGTACGCACCGACGCCACCCGGCGCGGAAACGCGGGCTCGAGGCGGCGGCGCTCGGCATTGAGCAAGGCGTAAAAAACCGCCGCGTCGGTGGGCTGGTAGGGGCGGAGCAACAACCGCTCGGTGCGCAACGAC includes the following:
- a CDS encoding GNAT family N-acetyltransferase — encoded protein: MSLLPTLTPASLRTERLLLRPYQPTDAAVFYALLNAERRRLEPAFPRRVASVRTLADAERTLRTFAENWRHRRLLVWGIWNSTATCYLGDISLQPDSPRIRAGEIGYYLAAAAEGFGYAREALRAVVEYAFEHLDARALTLRCRPSNVRSQATAEAIGFRRAADTDAGVWHYALARTRT